AATAGACGTAGGCGATGGCCACGCCGACCTTATCGTACTCGTCTCCGCGGTCGACGGCGGAGATGGTGAGGTACGGGCCTTGGATGCTGTTCACCTCGTGCTGCAGGACGCAGTCGAAGAAGCCGCATACGCGCGGCTTCTTCGTGACGGCGCCGCATTCgccgtggtgctgcgccgagGCGATGGCCATGGCGACGCCGATGTTGTACTTGCCGGTCTCGTCCGAGTACTCGACCGGGGCCATGATGCCGTTGTGTCTTGCCTTGTCGTTGCTGTGCGGGAAGCCGTCGCGGAAGAGCGTGCGCTGCACAGCCTCGAAGTTGGCacacgccgccgacggcaaGTCGCGCAGCGTCTTGATGTTCTGGGCACTGAAGTAGTCCTGCGGGACGAAGCTGCTGGGGCAGGCGCCAATGCCGACGCGGCTGGATCCAGGCGCCTTGTGCACGTTCAGCACGACAGACCTGAACTTCTGGAAGTTCAGCTGCGAGGCCGCCAGCAATCCTGCCGCCGTTGTGTCGGCCGACGTCGTGCTCTCCCAGAACTTTGTGCGCGCGTTGCTAAGCCAGTACGACTGCGGGCCCTCGAGCAATACTTTCTCGccacgcagcaccgccgcatgCAGCTCGTAGGTGACATCGCAGCGAGCGGGGAATTTCGGGTTGTGCCGCACACGGTCGCGATACAGATTCACGAGGAACTCGACCTTGTCCTTCGCCTGCGCGAACGCGATGACGTAGtccggcacgcgcacgacgccgtcgctgttctcctcgcggcagaggcgcaccACGTCAGCGTCCGAGAGGTTTTTCACCTTGAGCAGGCCACGGTACGTGTCCATGTCCTTTTCCAGCCGCTTGCGCAGCATCTCGTCGTCGTTGAAGATGTGGTCCAGGCGGATGCCGCGCTTCATCACTTTGCTGCCGTGAACGGGCGCCATGCCCTTCAGCGTTGACGAGTTCGCCGCTGAGCCGAGCAGGTCCAGAAGCTTGTGGTACGGCGTCACAATGCACACATTGCCGATGAAGAGGCGGTCGCGGTAGTCGATACCGGCGTCGATCAGCTGAATAACCTCCTTCTCCATGAAGCTGACGGGGTCCATGACGCACTCGGGCCCGATGTAGTTTCTCTTGCCAGGCAACAGCAGACCGGACGGTGCGAGGTTGAAGACGAACTTGCGACCGGCCTTGTCGTAGACGGTGTGGCCGGCGTTCTCGCCGCTGTTCACGCGCGCGATGCACGTGCAGAGCGGGTGGTGGGCCACCGCATCCACTGTCTTGCCCTTGCCTTCGTCGCCAAAAAAGGCGCCGGCCACCATGATCACGTCGTGTGCCTCGATAATGCGGTAGAGCGAGTCCTTGAGCGACGCCTCCGTGTACTCTTTCACGCGACGcggctcctgcagctccggcAAAggccgcagcgagcgcagcgCCTCATACACGCTTTTCTGGCGCTCATTGGTGTAAAAGGTGTAGCCAGACGCCGTTATGGTGTTGCATTTcgtgctgccactgctgctgttggcgTTCGCGGCGTACGGCGCCACGCTCAACGGCTTCTGCAAACCGTGCGGCGGCCCGTCGTCTATcatctccacctccacctcaaCCTCGACGCTTGGCTCCCGGAAGGCggcctgctgctggtgccgaGCGTCCGCTTTATCATTCGCGTAGTAGGCCTCTTGCGGGACAGGATCGTGATGCGTGGACGCGAGCTTCGagcccgctgctggcgacggcgatAGCGGCCAaccggcggtgctgctcgggCTCAGCGCATTCGACACGCCGGGCGAGGAGTTGTTGTAGCGACCACCGTAACGACGAACCGGCATCTGTGCTCaagaggtggggggagggagggaggaaagggtggtggtggtggttttCCGAAGCACGACAAAGAGTTTTGAGGgacaggggaggaggcgaacgacGCACGCGCGGGTGTGTCCAGCTTGTTGTAGCCCGCACCTGTGtcgacgtgtgtgcgtgtgttcgaCAGAGAGGCGAGACACAGGGGAAGGGAATGGTGTGACGCGGGGAGGAAGGTGTGGGGGTGCCAGAGGGAGGtaaaggggggaggggaggggaggggaggggagggaggtgaggcTGGTGTataagggggggggggtaaaagaaagggaggaaAGAAAGGGCGAGGCAGTGAAGAGGCTCTGGTGAGCTGTTCCAGGTGTGACTGTGTTTGGGttgggcggtggtggcagtgacGTTGCCGATTTCCTTTCCGAGCCTGAGCGCTGCGCGGGTTTTGCGGGCGTGCAGGCATTTAGcgaagaggggaagagagacgtGAAGAGTCGGTGAAGCGGAAGAGGACAGAGTGTCCACACTCGACAGTGATCCCgcgaggtgggggggggagggggtgcgagAGAAGCCCGCTGTCACCGTGGATACGAAATTGGCATCCCTTTCCAAGGGCAGAGGTGAAAACGAGGtgcttttgtgtgtgtgtgtgtgcctgggaGGTGGATGTTGGGAGGATCAGCTCCGAAGTGGCAGCTCAGAGCGAAGGTGCGAGGGcgacggagagaggagggaggacaAGCTAGGTCTACGAGGTGAGGAATGTCCGCTGCGGCTCTTCGGCGAACGTTTTAGAAAAAAATGCGCATTTCACGAACCACATGCGCGTGTAAACCGCACTGCCGTATAAACAGGCACTCCACGCGCCTCTACGTCCAACTCGGTcacagcccccctccccccgagGGCATGGTgcaaagcagcagcagcagccgacgcAGACGCCGGTAGAGTAATGGCACCGACTCAGTCACCGGTGCACGGCCCCAGCCCCAAACactgcccacccacccgctgagcaggtcgcctcacagccgctcccgctgTGCCGGCCGTCACGCGGTGCATCCACCCCGTCGGGGCGGCACTCGgcttccccccaccccacacaccaGCGGTGGGCGctgtgagggccgggggtgggatacgCATGGGTCGCGATGACATCtcgcccatcatgtggatggcacagacgtgttcaccgtcgccggtcgctccgacgccacgccatccaggacatGACCGCCTACATTGGTAGTGATACATCGCACTGACCTCCCTTGCGTCGTAGGCACtggaccctgtcaccaccaccagaagtggttcggcattggcagAGGCAAGGGGGCTGAGTGGCCTCCCCACAGATAGCGGAGGCACTGGACACTAACACCACACACGGAGGTGTCCCCACGTCAtcggggtgggtgggtgggagggaatCAATCGTCTGCAGAAAGTTTTAAAATGGcgaaggcgtgtgtgtgcgtaggGGCGCTGGTGATTTTATTGTCCGCGGCACCAGATGGAGAGGCAGAGCAGGGAGGagatgtgtgcgcgcgtatTGCATGCTATGAGGAGGACTGACGATGGCGCGTCGTTGGTGCCTTCGTCGTCGTGCAGGGCGCGGCGCAGTCAGCGaaagagcaagagagaggagggagtggaaaagagaaagcagcgatacacacacacacaccgattTGCCAAGCAGCCGTGGAGACACGGAGCGGGCGTCCCatctctccaccaccaccactaccactaCCAGAGAAAGAGCTTCTTGTCGCCACCAATTACACGCGGACAGTACGGGCTGCCCGCCTTCCTGTGTGTACGCAGCTGATCAGGTGATGCTCGGTGGCTTGGTCACcttttatttttttcttcgACGTCCGTCTGATGTCGCGTACGTTTCGCTTCCTGTTCATTGTAGCCGAGGAGGGGCGATGGTCTCGCCattgccctcctcccttcacacagacacaccaaAGAAGGCGCAAAGGCGAAGGCGGACCCTTTTTTTGGTGTTGTTGGCGGCAGAGAgtcgagagggagggtgagcGGCGCAGCCTTCGAGCCGGGAATCTCGCCGATGGCCTTTTCTTGTCTCCATCGGCTCCGTCACCCGTCAGACGGTGCGCGTGCCCACGCTGTGCCCATGCGTCACTGAGCCAGAGAGACTTCACTCGTACGAGTAGCGGCTAAGCGGGCGCAGGGAGGGCACCAGTCCACGAGTAAAGCAGTTGGGGTCCTGGAAGCGCTCTGTTGCCTTCGGCACCCTCATCACTCGCTCGCGCCAGTGCGGCTCCGTCACGTGATCTAGTTCAGCACGGTAGTACACGTTGCTCTCCACCATCATGGAGGCCTTTCCACGGGCCTGGAGGGCGGCACGCATGCATCGACTGCGGTACATCTTCTGAATGTCCGGCTCCACGTCGAGCCACTTGTACGAAGGGTTGATGCGCGAGGTGCGGATCGTCATGACACCCTTCGTCGTCGCATATAGGGTGAAGGTGTTGGGGTCCATGCGGACGTTGCGCCCTGGCCGGTACTCGGGTTGCCGCGAGTACCGGTCCTGGCcaaagcggcggcgctgctccttcagcttctccACCGGCGTGACAGGGGTGCCAGGGACGACGTGAAAGATTTTGGCcttctgccgcggcgatCCGGCCTGATTCTTGGCATTACCGGCCGTTACCTTGCTCGCGTACTGGCCGAGGGTTACGCGCAGCATTGTCAGCGATGCGAATAAATACGACAGGGGGTTAGGAGGAGCTCCACCGGTAAGTTGGCGGTGCGAATGAGAagagcgcacgcgcgagaCAGGACTgcctttctctttctctcggAGTCCTTCCTGGTTTTCATGCTTGTCCAGTGCCGAGTATTGGGTATCGTGGCGTCATCAAGGACGCATGacgcatgcgtgtgcacacgtgtgcatgACAGCACAGACGaccgcagcaacggcaaaaataataataaggacaacaacaaaggagGATGACGAGAAAGAAAGCGTTGAGGCGACGAGGCCAGAGAGAAatgggaagaggagggcgcagcgtgtgtttgtgtgtgctaCAGGCGCGCCGTGCCACCACAAACGATACCGATGATGCCGTTGCTGGTGACATGCGCGGAGAGGCGTGATAAGAGGAGGAGATTATGCGGGACTTCCCTCGCGACTCCTCACCTTCTCTGTGCGGTCCTTCGTCCGCTATGGCGATGCGTATGGCATCCCACAGCTGTTCATCTTTTCCCCTTGTTGCCTTTTTCCTCGAGTATCATGGGAGCAATaacagatatatatatatatatacatatatatatataccaAAGTACTTAAAGACTCTCTCCTCATGCGCACGAGAGCCTtgcgcttttttcttttcttcacATTCTATTCAGCACGCCTGTGttgcctgcgcgtgcgcctgtgcatgtgcgcgtgtgacgGTCGGCGTTGTCGCTCTGTTTGTTTTCTCTGTGTTTACTCCCTTTGCTTCCGGCACTCCTCCCCCGCCCGTCCcgccatcacacacacacacaacaaagaAGACCACACTGTGGCCACTTTCTTCTGTATCGTGTTGTGTTGCGTGTGCTTTGTCCCCAAGCCTCACCCAGGCCTCCTCTCCGTCGTCTCCGACGTGCGTGGTGAACATTGTGTGCGTTGGGTGCGGCGTGAGGCggctgaaaaaaaaagaggaggagagatcGCCGTCGcttgcctcccccctctctcttcctcatcGCCCGGCCACAAGAGAGTCACACGCATAACACACGCCCACAAACAACGTACATACTCAGAGACGCATGCATACATACGCGtcgcgaggaggcgagaaagagagacacaggTGGACCCGGGAAGGGAAGTGGGTgtggtatgtgtgtgtgtgtgtgtgtgtgtgtgcccatgTACGGGCGAGCGCGAGTGAACCGAACTtcgcgggggggggggcggaggagggaaggggaaggggaaggggggagggacaaATGGCAAACAcggcaaagaaaaacaaagagggAAACCACCGCCGACACAACCACAACGAAGCGCCTtctacacgcacacacacacaacgaaaCAAAATGAAAATTGGAGCATTAAACttaaaaacaaaaaaaaaatacaccCCATGTGCCAAAGCCAATAGAGTAAGACACGTGGGGGAACtgacgagcacgcacgcacaagcacacgcacacgcgtggaAAATGACCTGGactgcctgtgtgtgcgtgtgcgtgcgtgccatTTTTTCAAtggagggagaaggtggaggaggggagaaagggaaggggagggggagtcgAAAGAGGtcggaaaacaaaaacaaaaaacggacacacacacacacgcgcgaaaagagaagagagggagaacaggaaaaggtggtggtggtggtggtggtggcaggagAATGGTGACACTTCGGTCACACCTACGTGGGGTGTAGgttgtgtgcttgtgcgacCGTGCATGCTTGGGTGAAAGTGAGCGAGAagggcacgcacgcacgcgcgaaTACGCGCGCTTAGGagagcggggggagaggagggagagaggcagaggcctgtgtgtgtgtgtgtgtgcttgtgtgcgtgtggcaaGTCTTCCCACTCATCacaccaacacgcacacacactcacgcactcacacatacacacacacacacacacacacacacactcaggCACACGCCAAAAAAGGATAGAAGCACACggtatatatagatatagatatatGCAAAGCACAAGACGGCAGAGATCAGAACAATAACCAAACGCCGAGCGgtgaaacaaaaaaagataGAAGTCATGTTTGATGACGAGAGGGAAGGTTTAAGGTGCTCGAACAGACGGAGCGAAAGACAGAGAGATAGACAACCAATGGGAACAAGGTGTCTGGaaggggcaggggagggggcaggggtgCTTATCACAGCTAGACAgaggcgtgcgcacacacacacacacacacagaagcaCCATCTATTACTAGTAGCCCAAAgaccagagagagagagagagataagACAAAGGGAGTGGCGAGTGGGCAAGAGGGGGTGAAGAAAAAGTGTCTGCTGTTGTTTTCCTTCACCTCAGCGCCTTCTCGTCTCCCTTGCTTATTCCGTTAATCCCACTTTTGTTGTGCCTGTGCTGTAcgtgtggcgccgctgctgtcacTGTGCATCGTGTAATAGTATTGCTCTTGCTCTCGTTCTCTTCCGTTGGCGTTACCTTGAACAAGTCAACCCCGATTGTCTTTAgccggtgggggagggggagggagagggagagaagaggtgaTGATAGAGGGGAGTGAAAGGCagcgaacaacaacaacaaaaaataaAGCATACAAAACAGTTGATTACAGTCAACACAATGTGCTCAAAAGGTCAGGTGGCACTTACATAAAATaaacaaacaaaaggaaCACACTCGTCACACAAATTCGAGATCAGGGCAGCAACGAAAAAACGAAAATTGAAGGTCGGCAatagggaggaggaggaggaggagaaaagggggtggtggtggtggaggaagATGAGAAAGGTACTGNNNNNNNNNNNNNN
Above is a window of Leishmania mexicana MHOM/GT/2001/U1103 complete genome, chromosome 13 DNA encoding:
- a CDS encoding putative adenylosuccinate synthetase gives rise to the protein MPVRRYGGRYNNSSPGVSNALSPSSTAGWPLSPSPAAGSKLASTHHDPVPQEAYYANDKADARHQQQAAFREPSVEVEVEVEMIDDGPPHGLQKPLSVAPYAANANSSSGSTKCNTITASGYTFYTNERQKSVYEALRSLRPLPELQEPRRVKEYTEASLKDSLYRIIEAHDVIMVAGAFFGDEGKGKTVDAVAHHPLCTCIARVNSGENAGHTVYDKAGRKFVFNLAPSGLLLPGKRNYIGPECVMDPVSFMEKEVIQLIDAGIDYRDRLFIGNVCIVTPYHKLLDLLGSAANSSTLKGMAPVHGSKVMKRGIRLDHIFNDDEMLRKRLEKDMDTYRGLLKVKNLSDADVVRLCREENSDGVVRVPDYVIAFAQAKDKVEFLVNLYRDRVRHNPKFPARCDVTYELHAAVLRGEKVLLEGPQSYWLSNARTKFWESTTSADTTAAGLLAASQLNFQKFRSVVLNVHKAPGSSRVGIGACPSSFVPQDYFSAQNIKTLRDLPSAACANFEAVQRTLFRDGFPHSNDKARHNGIMAPVEYSDETGKYNIGVAMAIASAQHHGECGAVTKKPRVCGFFDCVLQHEVNSIQGPYLTISAVDRGDEYDKVGVAIAYVYYDPEGKQVDVNGHVYKNGDIIRAGDPVPSESALYHCHPIVKLIDGWRDSPIAAAKRRRNAPLPRGVCELLSTIEYFTNCKILSIGNGPNGDDIIYLRQ